A region of Veillonellaceae bacterium DNA encodes the following proteins:
- a CDS encoding sodium ion-translocating decarboxylase subunit beta, whose protein sequence is MDGFMRALVSVWTDSGFASLTIENVVMILVGLVLLYLAIAKDYEPLLLLPIAFGDIMANFPNTGFETDMGVMMAIGFGIKYEIFPPLIFMGVGAMTDFGPLIANPKTMLLGAAAQIGVFVALAGAMALGFNVQEAASIGIIGGADGPTAIYLTTKLAPHLLGAIAVAAYSYMSLVPLIQPPIMKLCTTKKQRQIKMVTLRPVSHFEKVVFPIVVAIVVSLLLPPVAALMGCLCLGNLFEVSGVTARLSDTAQNALCNIVTIFLATGTGLTMTGDKFLRVQTLEIIALGLVAFAAGTAGGVLFGQVMRIASGNKVNPLIGSAGVSAVPMAARVSQVVGLKDNPSNYLLMQAMGPNVAGVIGTAVAAGTMLAQFGG, encoded by the coding sequence ATGGATGGCTTTATGAGAGCACTCGTTTCCGTATGGACAGACTCTGGCTTTGCCTCTCTGACAATCGAAAACGTAGTTATGATTCTGGTAGGACTTGTCCTGCTGTACCTGGCAATTGCAAAAGACTATGAACCTCTTCTGCTTCTGCCAATCGCATTCGGCGATATTATGGCCAACTTCCCGAACACCGGCTTTGAAACCGATATGGGCGTTATGATGGCTATTGGTTTTGGTATTAAATACGAAATTTTCCCGCCGCTGATTTTCATGGGCGTAGGCGCAATGACAGACTTTGGTCCGCTTATCGCTAACCCGAAGACCATGCTTCTGGGCGCTGCAGCTCAGATCGGCGTATTCGTAGCACTGGCTGGTGCTATGGCTCTTGGCTTCAACGTTCAGGAAGCAGCTTCCATCGGTATCATCGGTGGTGCTGACGGCCCGACCGCTATTTACCTGACAACTAAACTGGCTCCACATCTGCTGGGCGCTATCGCAGTTGCTGCTTACTCTTACATGTCCCTGGTTCCGCTGATTCAGCCACCAATCATGAAACTCTGCACCACCAAGAAACAGCGTCAGATTAAGATGGTTACCCTTCGTCCGGTTTCCCACTTCGAAAAGGTAGTATTCCCGATCGTTGTAGCGATCGTTGTCTCCCTGCTTCTGCCGCCAGTAGCAGCCCTGATGGGATGCCTCTGCCTCGGCAACCTGTTTGAAGTTTCTGGTGTTACCGCTCGTCTGTCCGATACCGCTCAGAACGCACTGTGCAACATCGTTACCATTTTCCTTGCAACCGGCACAGGCCTGACCATGACCGGCGATAAATTCCTTCGTGTTCAGACACTCGAAATCATTGCTCTGGGCCTCGTAGCATTCGCAGCTGGTACCGCCGGCGGCGTACTGTTCGGTCAGGTAATGAGAATTGCATCTGGCAACAAGGTCAACCCGCTGATCGGTTCCGCAGGCGTATCTGCAGTTCCAATGGCAGCTCGTGTATCCCAGGTTGTAGGTCTGAAAGACAACCCGTCCAACTACCTGCTGATGCAGGCAATGGGCCCGAACGTAGCAGGCGTTATCGGTACTGCAGTCGCTGCAGGCACCATGCTGGCTCAGTTCGGAGGCTGA
- a CDS encoding sodium ion-translocating decarboxylase subunit beta: MDGFIRALVSVWTDSGFASLTIENIVMILVGLVLLYLAIAKDYEPLLLLPIAFGDIMANFPNTGFETDMGVMMAIGFGIKYEIFPPLIFMGVGAMTDFGPLIANPKTMLLGAAAQIGVFVALAGAMALGFNVQEAASIGIIGGADGPTAIYLTTKLAPHLLGAIAVAAYSYMSLVPLIQPPIMKLCTTKAHRQIKMVTLRPVTRFEKVVFPIVVAIVVSLLLPPVAALMGCLCLGNLFETSGVTARLSDTAQNALCNIVTIFLATGTGLTMTGDKFLRLQTIEIIFLGLVAFAAGTAGGVLFGQVMRIASGNKVNPLIGSAGVSAVPMAARVSQVVGLKDNPSNYLLMQAMGPNVAGVIGTAVAAGTMLAQFGS; the protein is encoded by the coding sequence ATGGATGGCTTTATAAGAGCACTTGTTTCCGTATGGACAGACTCTGGCTTTGCCTCTCTGACAATCGAAAACATCGTTATGATTCTGGTAGGACTTGTCCTGCTGTACCTGGCAATTGCAAAAGACTATGAACCTCTTCTGCTTCTGCCAATCGCTTTCGGCGATATTATGGCCAACTTCCCGAACACCGGCTTTGAAACCGATATGGGCGTTATGATGGCTATCGGCTTTGGTATTAAGTATGAAATTTTCCCGCCGCTGATTTTCATGGGCGTAGGCGCAATGACAGACTTTGGTCCGCTTATCGCTAACCCGAAGACCATGCTTCTGGGCGCTGCAGCTCAGATTGGCGTATTCGTAGCACTGGCTGGTGCTATGGCTCTTGGCTTCAACGTTCAGGAAGCAGCTTCCATCGGTATCATCGGTGGTGCTGACGGCCCGACCGCTATTTACCTGACAACTAAACTGGCTCCACATCTGCTGGGCGCTATCGCAGTTGCCGCTTACTCTTACATGTCCCTGGTTCCGCTGATTCAGCCGCCAATTATGAAGCTCTGCACCACAAAAGCTCATCGTCAGATTAAGATGGTTACCCTTCGTCCGGTTACCCGTTTCGAAAAGGTAGTATTCCCGATCGTCGTAGCAATTGTCGTTTCCCTGCTTCTGCCGCCAGTAGCAGCCCTGATGGGATGCCTCTGCCTTGGCAACCTGTTTGAAACATCTGGTGTTACAGCACGTCTGTCCGATACCGCTCAGAACGCACTGTGCAACATCGTTACCATTTTCCTTGCAACCGGCACAGGCCTGACCATGACCGGCGACAAGTTCCTCCGTCTCCAGACCATCGAAATCATTTTCCTGGGCCTCGTAGCATTCGCAGCTGGCACCGCCGGCGGCGTACTGTTCGGTCAGGTAATGAGAATTGCATCTGGCAACAAGGTAAACCCGCTGATCGGTTCCGCAGGCGTATCTGCAGTTCCAATGGCAGCACGTGTATCCCAGGTTGTAGGTCTGAAAGACAACCCGTCCAACTACCTGCTGATGCAGGCAATGGGCCCGAACGTAGCAGGCGTTATCGGTACTGCAGTCGCTGCAGGCACCATGCTCGCACAGTTTGGATCCTGA
- a CDS encoding OadG family protein, which yields METPSPLSICIVNMVIVFAVLIVLAFVIQLIHIIDPTKNKAKK from the coding sequence ATGGAAACTCCGAGCCCACTTTCGATTTGTATCGTCAACATGGTTATTGTATTCGCAGTTCTGATTGTTCTGGCTTTCGTCATTCAGTTGATTCACATCATTGACCCAACCAAGAACAAGGCAAAGAAATAA
- a CDS encoding SLC13 family permease: MDPAIITLCVLAVAAFLFVTELIPLAVTAMAACTALGILGVLPSKQVYAGLSNSTVVLFGGMFVIGAAMFKTGLAEAIGVAVVKKAGTGEIRLMGAIMLVTIVLSSVSSNTGTVACLMPVIVGICQAAKIPASKELMPLAIAANVGGTITMIGTPPNVIVTGALSAAGLPTFGFFEFAKIGIPLSIIILLYTLFIGRHLLPDKSAGAMDEEAVKAAKEEAGAGDDAAPKSKTKMWISGLILIGVVVCMALGLKNLPLHTAAVTGAILCVITGCLKEKEAYAGIDWVTIFLFAGMLSVATAMDKTGAGKLIADTVVGMMGANPNPYLLTAVLFLISNVLTQFMSNTASAALLAPIGISIAQSIGCDPKPVLMALGIAASMAFATPMATPPNTLVLGPGGFSFNDYVKVGVPMCLISWVACVIIIPIFWPFH; the protein is encoded by the coding sequence ATGGATCCAGCTATAATCACACTGTGCGTGCTGGCAGTCGCTGCTTTCCTGTTTGTTACCGAACTGATTCCGCTGGCTGTTACCGCAATGGCAGCCTGCACCGCTCTCGGTATTCTGGGCGTACTTCCGTCCAAACAGGTTTATGCAGGTCTTTCCAACTCCACTGTCGTCCTCTTCGGCGGCATGTTCGTCATCGGCGCTGCCATGTTTAAGACTGGCCTCGCTGAAGCAATCGGCGTTGCAGTAGTTAAGAAGGCAGGTACAGGCGAGATTCGTCTGATGGGCGCAATCATGCTCGTTACCATCGTCCTGTCCTCCGTTTCCTCCAACACCGGTACAGTTGCCTGCCTGATGCCAGTTATCGTCGGCATTTGCCAGGCTGCTAAAATCCCGGCTTCCAAGGAATTGATGCCACTGGCTATCGCTGCTAACGTCGGCGGTACCATCACCATGATCGGTACTCCGCCAAACGTTATCGTAACCGGCGCACTGTCCGCAGCAGGACTCCCGACCTTCGGATTCTTCGAATTCGCTAAGATCGGTATTCCGCTGTCCATCATCATTCTTCTTTACACACTGTTCATCGGCCGTCACCTCCTGCCAGACAAATCTGCAGGCGCTATGGACGAAGAAGCAGTCAAAGCTGCTAAAGAAGAAGCCGGCGCAGGCGATGATGCAGCTCCGAAGAGCAAGACAAAGATGTGGATTTCTGGTCTTATCCTGATCGGCGTTGTAGTCTGCATGGCTCTTGGCCTTAAGAACCTCCCGCTGCACACCGCAGCAGTTACCGGCGCAATCCTTTGCGTCATCACCGGCTGCCTCAAAGAAAAAGAAGCATATGCTGGTATCGACTGGGTAACAATCTTCCTGTTCGCTGGTATGCTTTCCGTTGCAACAGCAATGGATAAGACCGGCGCAGGCAAACTGATTGCTGACACCGTCGTTGGTATGATGGGCGCAAACCCGAACCCATACCTCCTGACCGCTGTACTGTTCCTGATCTCCAACGTTCTGACACAGTTCATGTCCAACACTGCATCTGCAGCTCTGCTTGCACCAATCGGTATTTCTATCGCTCAGTCCATCGGCTGCGATCCGAAACCGGTTCTGATGGCTCTTGGTATTGCAGCTTCCATGGCATTCGCAACACCAATGGCTACTCCGCCAAACACACTGGTCCTCGGACCTGGCGGATTCTCCTTCAACGACTATGTCAAGGTCGGCGTTCCGATGTGCCTGATCTCCTGGGTTGCGTGCGTCATCATTATCCCGATCTTCTGGCCATTCCATTAA
- a CDS encoding OadG family protein, which yields METPGPLSICIVNMVIVFAVLIVLAFIIQLIHVVDPTKNKTAKK from the coding sequence ATGGAAACTCCGGGCCCACTTTCGATTTGTATCGTCAACATGGTTATTGTATTTGCTGTACTGATTGTTCTGGCTTTCATCATTCAGCTGATTCACGTTGTGGATCCAACCAAGAACAAAACTGCAAAGAAATAA
- a CDS encoding SLC13 family permease yields MDPAIITLCVLAVAAFLFVTELIPLAVTAMAACTVLGILGVLPAKQVYAGLSNSTVVLFGGMFVIGAAMFRTGLAEAIGVAVVKKAGSGEVRLMGAVMLVTIAMSSVSSNTGTVACLMPVVVGICQAAKVPASKELMPLAIAANVGGTITMIGTPPNVIVTGALATAGLPTFGFFEFAYIGIPLSVIILVWMLTIGRRMLPSHNAGEMDEEAVQAAKEEAGASDDKAPKSKTKMWISGLIMVGVVVCMALELPTVPLQTAAVTGAILCVITGCLKEKEAYAGIDWVTIFLFAGMLSVATAMEKTGAGKLIADTVVGAMGDNPSPYLLTAVLFLISNILTQFMSNTASAALLAPIGISIAQSIGCDPKPVLMALGIAASMAYATPMATPPNTLVLGPGNFTFNDYVKVGVPLCLISWVACVIIIPIFWPFH; encoded by the coding sequence ATGGATCCAGCCATTATCACACTGTGTGTCCTGGCGGTTGCAGCTTTCTTGTTCGTTACCGAACTGATTCCGCTGGCAGTCACAGCTATGGCAGCTTGTACCGTTCTCGGTATTCTGGGCGTTCTTCCTGCTAAACAGGTATATGCAGGTCTGTCCAACTCCACCGTCGTACTGTTCGGCGGTATGTTCGTCATCGGTGCTGCTATGTTCAGAACCGGTCTTGCCGAAGCTATCGGCGTTGCAGTCGTTAAAAAAGCAGGCAGCGGTGAAGTTCGCCTGATGGGCGCAGTTATGCTCGTAACCATCGCTATGTCCTCTGTATCTTCCAACACCGGTACAGTTGCATGCTTGATGCCAGTTGTTGTTGGTATCTGCCAGGCAGCTAAGGTTCCGGCTTCCAAGGAATTGATGCCACTGGCTATCGCTGCTAACGTCGGCGGTACCATCACCATGATCGGTACTCCGCCAAACGTTATCGTTACCGGCGCACTGGCTACAGCAGGACTCCCGACATTCGGATTCTTTGAATTCGCTTACATCGGCATTCCGCTGTCCGTCATCATCCTCGTATGGATGCTGACCATCGGCCGTCGTATGCTTCCATCCCACAATGCTGGCGAAATGGACGAAGAAGCAGTTCAGGCTGCTAAGGAAGAAGCAGGTGCTTCTGATGACAAGGCTCCAAAGAGCAAGACAAAAATGTGGATTTCCGGTCTCATCATGGTCGGCGTTGTAGTCTGCATGGCTCTTGAACTCCCGACCGTACCGCTGCAGACCGCAGCAGTCACCGGCGCAATCCTCTGCGTCATCACCGGCTGCCTCAAAGAAAAAGAAGCATATGCTGGTATCGACTGGGTAACAATCTTCCTGTTCGCTGGTATGCTTTCCGTTGCAACCGCTATGGAAAAGACCGGCGCAGGCAAACTGATTGCTGACACCGTCGTAGGCGCTATGGGTGATAACCCAAGCCCGTACCTCCTGACCGCTGTACTGTTCCTGATTTCCAACATCCTGACACAGTTCATGTCTAACACCGCATCCGCAGCACTTCTTGCTCCGATCGGTATCTCCATTGCACAGTCCATCGGATGCGATCCGAAACCTGTACTGATGGCACTTGGTATCGCAGCTTCCATGGCTTACGCAACCCCAATGGCTACTCCGCCAAACACCCTGGTTCTTGGACCTGGTAACTTTACATTCAACGATTATGTAAAAGTTGGTGTTCCGCTCTGCCTGATTTCCTGGGTTGCCTGCGTTATCATCATCCCGATCTTCTGGCCATTCCATTAA
- a CDS encoding SLC13 family permease encodes MDPAIITLCVLAVAAFLFVTELIPLAVTAMAACTVLGILGVLPAKQVYAGLSNSTVVLFGGMFVIGAAMFRTGLAEAIGVAVVKKAGTGEVRLMAAVMLVTIAMSSVSSNTGTVACLMPVVIGICQAAKVPASKELMPLAIAANVGGTITMIGTPPNVIVTGALATAGLPTFGFFEFAYIGIPLSVIILVWMLTIGRRMLPSHNAGEMDEEAVQAAKEEAGASDDKAPKSKSKMWISGLIMLGVVVCMALELPTVPLQTAAVTGAILCVITGCLKEKEAYAGIDWVTIFLFAGMLSVATAMEKTGAGKLIADTVVGAMGDNPSPYLLTAVLFLISNILTQFMSNTASAALLAPIGISIAQEIGCDPKPVLMALGIAASMAFATPMATPPNTLVLGPGNFTFNDYVKVGVPLCVISFVACVIIIPIFWPFH; translated from the coding sequence ATGGATCCAGCCATTATCACACTGTGTGTCCTGGCGGTTGCAGCTTTCTTGTTCGTTACAGAACTGATTCCGCTGGCAGTCACAGCTATGGCAGCTTGTACCGTTCTCGGTATTCTGGGCGTTCTTCCTGCTAAACAGGTATATGCAGGTCTGTCCAACTCCACCGTCGTTCTCTTCGGCGGTATGTTCGTCATCGGTGCTGCCATGTTCAGAACCGGCCTTGCAGAAGCAATCGGCGTTGCCGTTGTTAAAAAAGCAGGTACTGGCGAAGTTCGTCTGATGGCAGCAGTTATGCTCGTTACCATCGCTATGTCCTCTGTATCTTCCAACACCGGTACAGTTGCATGCTTGATGCCAGTCGTTATCGGTATCTGCCAGGCAGCAAAGGTTCCGGCTTCCAAGGAATTGATGCCACTGGCTATCGCTGCTAACGTCGGCGGTACCATCACCATGATCGGTACTCCGCCAAACGTTATCGTTACCGGCGCACTGGCTACAGCAGGACTCCCGACATTCGGATTCTTTGAATTCGCTTACATCGGCATTCCGCTGTCCGTCATCATCCTCGTATGGATGCTGACCATCGGCCGTCGTATGCTTCCATCCCACAATGCTGGCGAAATGGACGAAGAAGCAGTTCAGGCTGCTAAGGAAGAAGCAGGTGCTTCTGATGACAAGGCTCCAAAGAGCAAGTCCAAGATGTGGATTTCTGGTCTGATCATGCTGGGCGTTGTAGTCTGCATGGCTCTTGAACTCCCGACCGTACCGCTGCAGACCGCAGCAGTCACCGGCGCAATCCTCTGCGTCATCACCGGCTGCCTCAAAGAAAAAGAAGCATATGCTGGTATCGACTGGGTAACAATCTTCCTGTTCGCTGGTATGCTTTCCGTTGCAACCGCTATGGAAAAGACCGGCGCAGGCAAACTGATTGCTGACACCGTCGTAGGCGCTATGGGTGATAACCCAAGCCCGTACCTCCTGACCGCTGTACTGTTCCTGATTTCCAACATCCTGACACAGTTCATGTCTAACACCGCATCCGCAGCACTTCTTGCTCCGATCGGTATTTCCATCGCTCAGGAAATCGGATGTGATCCGAAACCTGTACTGATGGCACTTGGTATCGCAGCTTCCATGGCATTCGCTACCCCAATGGCTACTCCGCCAAACACCCTGGTTCTTGGACCTGGCAACTTTACATTCAACGATTATGTAAAGGTCGGCGTACCGCTGTGCGTAATTTCCTTCGTAGCATGCGTTATCATCATCCCGATCTTCTGGCCATTCCATTAA
- a CDS encoding sodium ion-translocating decarboxylase subunit beta, whose protein sequence is MDGFMRALASVWTDSGFASLTWENIVMILVGLVLLYLAIAKEYEPLLLLPIAFGDIMANFPNTGFETDMGVMMAIGFGIKYEIFPPLIFMGVGAMTDFGPLIANPKMVLLGAAAQIGVFVALAGAMLLGFNVQEAASIGIIGGADGPTAIYLTTKLAPHLLGAIAVAAYSYMSLVPLIQPPIMKLCTTKEQRKIRMVNLRPVTHFEKVAFPIVVAIVVSLLLPPVAALMGCLCLGNLFEVSGVTARLSDTAQNAMCNIVTIFLATGTGLTMTGDKFLRIQTIEIIVLGLVAFAAGTAGGVLFGQIMRIASGNKVNPLIGSAGVSAVPMAARVSQVVGLKDNPSNYLLMQAMGPNVAGVIGTAVAAGTMLAQFGS, encoded by the coding sequence ATGGACGGCTTTATGAGAGCACTTGCTTCCGTATGGACAGACTCTGGCTTTGCCTCTCTGACCTGGGAAAACATTGTTATGATTTTAGTAGGACTTGTCCTGCTGTACCTGGCAATTGCAAAAGAATATGAACCTCTTCTGCTTCTGCCAATCGCATTTGGCGACATTATGGCCAACTTCCCGAATACCGGCTTTGAAACCGATATGGGCGTTATGATGGCTATTGGTTTTGGTATTAAGTATGAAATTTTCCCGCCGCTGATTTTCATGGGCGTAGGCGCAATGACAGACTTTGGTCCATTGATCGCTAACCCGAAAATGGTTCTTCTGGGCGCTGCAGCTCAGATCGGCGTATTCGTAGCCCTCGCCGGCGCTATGCTCCTCGGCTTCAATGTCCAGGAAGCAGCTTCCATCGGTATCATCGGTGGTGCTGACGGCCCGACCGCTATTTACCTGACAACTAAACTGGCTCCACATCTGCTGGGCGCTATCGCAGTTGCTGCTTACTCTTACATGTCCCTGGTTCCGCTGATTCAGCCACCGATCATGAAACTCTGCACCACCAAAGAACAGCGTAAGATCCGCATGGTCAACCTTCGCCCTGTAACCCACTTCGAAAAGGTTGCATTCCCGATCGTTGTAGCTATCGTAGTTTCCCTGCTTCTGCCGCCAGTAGCAGCCCTGATGGGATGCCTCTGCCTTGGCAACCTGTTTGAAGTTTCCGGTGTTACAGCACGTCTGTCCGATACTGCTCAGAATGCAATGTGCAACATCGTTACCATTTTCCTTGCAACCGGCACAGGCCTGACCATGACCGGCGACAAATTCCTTCGTATCCAGACCATCGAAATCATCGTTCTCGGCCTCGTAGCATTCGCAGCCGGCACCGCTGGCGGCGTCCTCTTCGGCCAGATCATGAGAATCGCATCCGGCAACAAGGTCAACCCGCTGATCGGTTCCGCAGGCGTATCTGCCGTTCCAATGGCAGCTCGTGTATCCCAGGTTGTAGGTCTGAAAGACAACCCGTCCAACTACCTGCTGATGCAGGCAATGGGCCCGAACGTAGCAGGCGTTATTGGTACCGCAGTAGCTGCAGGCACCATGCTCGCACAGTTCGGATCCTGA